The genomic window GGAAACGGAAAACCAGCTTAAAGCCAAACTGTTGGATGCCGTGACCGACTCCATTCTGGTTCACGATTATGAAGGGACCCCGGTCTACTATAATGAGGCGGCTTGCAGAGAACGCGGATTGAGCAGGGATGAGATGGCAAAGATCAACATATTTGACATGTCAACCCCGGAAACCTTGAAACAGAAAGACGAACGGCTGCAAAAGATAGACCAGTTTGGAGAATATACATTTGAGACCGAAGGGATAAGAAAGGACGGCGGGCTGTTTCAGACGGAAGTGCACGCCATTGCGGTAAATATTGACGGCAAGAAAAACATCCTGAGTGTTTCCCGGGACTCCACAGAGCGCAAGCGGGCGGAGCGGGAACTGAGCGAATCGAAGGCGCTGGTAGAGGCGGTGGTGGAAAACATCCCCAACATGGTATTCCTGAAAGAAGCAAAGGACCTCCGTTTCCTGATATTCAACCGGGCCGGCGAGGAACTGCTGGGCTATGACCGCAAGGACCTGATGGGCAAAAACAACCTGGACCTGTTCCCGCCCGAACAGGCGGCCCACTTCATGGCCAAGGACCGGGAAGTGCTGGACGGCGCCGAGGGCATGCTGGACATCCCGGAAGAGCCGATCCAGACAGCCAAGAAGGGCCAGCGGCTGCTGCATACCCGCAAGGTCTGCATCCGGGGGGCCGACGGGACCGCCAAATACCTGCTTGGCATCTCCGAGGATATCACCGAGCGCAAGCGGTATGAAGACGAGCTGCGGGCCAGCGAAGAGAAATTCCGCCTGATCACGGAAAACACAGCAGATACCATAACAGTAATGGACCTGAACTTTAATATCACCTATGTCAGCCCGTCCATCCAAAAGCTGAGAGGGTATTCGGTGGAAGAGGCCAAAATGCAGTCAGTGGACCAGATAATCCTCCCAGCTTATTTACCCAAGGTGTATAAAATGTTTGAAGAACAGATGGCCCTGGAGGTAAGAGGGGCAGACCCATCCAGAACTGTTTCCATGGAACTGGAGGAGTCCCGCAAGGACGGAACAGTGATCTGGGCGGAGGTGACGATGTCGTTTCTCCGTGACAAAGATCACAAAGCGGCCGGAATAGTGACCATGACCAAGGACATCACCGAGCGCAAGCGGGCGGAAAAACTTCAGGATGCACTCTATCACATCTCCGAAGCTGTGGTAAAATCAGAAGACCTGGAAACACTTTACGGCGAGATCCATAAAACAGTTAGCGAACTTATATCCGCCAAAAACTTTTACATAGCGCTTTACCACGAAAAGGAAGAAAGTCTCAGCTTCCCCTATTTTGTGGACGAGGTCGATCCCGTCCCGCAATCCCGAAAACTGGCCAACGGACTTACAGAGTATGTGTTGAAAACCGGGACCCCGCTACTGGCCTCGCCGGTGGTCTTGAATCTGTTGATAGCGCAGGGAAAGGTATCCATGGTTGGCACGCCGGCCATAGACTGGGCAGGGGTTCCGCTGAAAGTGGGCAACAAAACGCTTGGTGTGCTGGTGGCCCAGTCTTACAAGGAAGATATCCGGTTCGGGGCCGAGGCATTGTCCATGCTCAACTTCGTTTCCGACAACATAGCACTGGCCATTGCCCGGAAGAATGACGAGGAGGAAAGAAAGAAATTAACGGCAGACTTGCGCAAATTATCGGTGGCGGTGGAGCAGAGCCCCAGCGTGATCGTGGTCACAGACCTGGAAGGAAACATTGAATATGCCAACCCGGCCTTTGAAAAGATCACCGGATATTCGATGAATGAAGTCCAGGGTAAAAATCCCAGGGTCTTGAAATCGGGCGAACTGCCGGGCGAAGAGTATAAAAAGCTATGGGAAACCATCTCAAACGGCGGCGAGTGGCGGGGACAGTTCCACAACAAGCGCAAGGACGGAAGTTTGTACTGGGAACAGGCCGCCATCTCCGGGATCAGGGATACCGAGGGCAAGGTAGTCAAATACCTGGCGGTGAAAGAGGACATCACCGAGCGCAAGATGATGGAGGATGAACTGAAATCATCGGAGGCCCAGAACCGGGTGCTGGTGGAATCGGCCGGGCGGACGGGCGAGGCCATAGTGATGTTGCAGAATACCGGAGATGTTCAGGTAGCCTGCCTGGTGGCCAACCAGGAAGCGGTCAGGATAACCGGCTATTCCCAGGAGGAGCTTAAGAGGATCTCTTGGCTGGACCTGGTCCATCCCAGGTTCCGGGAGGAATCACAGAAGAGGGCCCAAGCCAGGCTGCATAACGATGATATCCCTGGCATCTATGAAATATCGCTGGTCTCCAAATACGGGGTGGAGATACCGGTGGAGGTGACCGGCAGTCCGGTGCAATACCAGGGC from bacterium includes these protein-coding regions:
- a CDS encoding PAS domain S-box protein is translated as MKKIIKFINEYLAIFTGILFGLTFWVLDILVDVFMFKEGTISENLSSPEPMEIYFRVLVGSLFVAFGFHNHFVVRKRKAIEAEANKNQIRYQNLFSSMLNGFALHRIIVNEAGQPVDYEYLTANEAFEKMTGLARKEIIGRRATEVMPDIKKDSFDWIGTYGKVALDNQKIQFEQYSQPLGKWYNITAYSPSKGEFATVFEDITERKKIEGVVRENQQRMDVIFDSVHTGIMVVDRETHTIVYVNPVAARIMGGERNKLLDCHCQKFVCPTEVGACPITDKGQKLDNSERVLLTTDGRRVPILKTVVETELDGRPVLVESFVDISAHKALETENQLKAKLLDAVTDSILVHDYEGTPVYYNEAACRERGLSRDEMAKINIFDMSTPETLKQKDERLQKIDQFGEYTFETEGIRKDGGLFQTEVHAIAVNIDGKKNILSVSRDSTERKRAERELSESKALVEAVVENIPNMVFLKEAKDLRFLIFNRAGEELLGYDRKDLMGKNNLDLFPPEQAAHFMAKDREVLDGAEGMLDIPEEPIQTAKKGQRLLHTRKVCIRGADGTAKYLLGISEDITERKRYEDELRASEEKFRLITENTADTITVMDLNFNITYVSPSIQKLRGYSVEEAKMQSVDQIILPAYLPKVYKMFEEQMALEVRGADPSRTVSMELEESRKDGTVIWAEVTMSFLRDKDHKAAGIVTMTKDITERKRAEKLQDALYHISEAVVKSEDLETLYGEIHKTVSELISAKNFYIALYHEKEESLSFPYFVDEVDPVPQSRKLANGLTEYVLKTGTPLLASPVVLNLLIAQGKVSMVGTPAIDWAGVPLKVGNKTLGVLVAQSYKEDIRFGAEALSMLNFVSDNIALAIARKNDEEERKKLTADLRKLSVAVEQSPSVIVVTDLEGNIEYANPAFEKITGYSMNEVQGKNPRVLKSGELPGEEYKKLWETISNGGEWRGQFHNKRKDGSLYWEQAAISGIRDTEGKVVKYLAVKEDITERKMMEDELKSSEAQNRVLVESAGRTGEAIVMLQNTGDVQVACLVANQEAVRITGYSQEELKRISWLDLVHPRFREESQKRAQARLHNDDIPGIYEISLVSKYGVEIPVEVTGSPVQYQGRPAIVGFFREISQRKKAEAERERMISELKEALGSIKQLKGLIPICASCKKIRNDGGYWQQVEEYVSDHSDADFSHGLCDDCAHKLYPDYFPDKKNEENIQPQSDALSLPKWHKDTKDQ